A region from the Candidatus Glassbacteria bacterium genome encodes:
- a CDS encoding sterol desaturase family protein, with translation MMDRLNSLGDMPVVVLPVVFFLLLLAIEQVFPLRTRTRSRPGRWGVNLVLTALVFAAAGWLLRPVVSSLTGAVLKNECGLMCRLGFPPAPAAVVGFLLMDLTFYWWHRANHAIPFLWRLHNVHHIDPDVDVTTSFRFHFVEIILSIGFRVVQVLVLGITPTVYATYELFFTLGTMFHHSNLRLPLWLERPLNFILVTPRMHGIHHSAWRDETNSNYSVLFRLWDTLHRTLRLDVPQADVECGVPGYSGRRDNSLFTLLTMPFRGQREYWQKDGSARESRKIQGAGGGNRMAR, from the coding sequence ATGATGGACCGCTTGAACTCGCTCGGGGATATGCCGGTAGTAGTCTTGCCGGTGGTGTTTTTCCTGCTGCTGCTGGCAATCGAGCAGGTATTTCCGTTGCGCACCCGTACCCGCAGCCGTCCGGGACGCTGGGGAGTGAACCTCGTGCTGACCGCGTTGGTATTCGCCGCCGCCGGCTGGCTGCTCAGGCCCGTGGTCAGCTCCCTGACCGGAGCTGTCCTGAAAAACGAGTGCGGCTTAATGTGCCGGCTCGGTTTCCCGCCAGCGCCGGCTGCGGTGGTGGGGTTCCTGCTGATGGACCTGACTTTTTACTGGTGGCACCGGGCCAACCACGCAATTCCTTTTCTCTGGCGGCTGCACAATGTCCACCATATAGATCCGGACGTGGACGTAACTACTTCGTTCCGCTTCCATTTCGTCGAAATAATACTCTCGATCGGTTTCAGAGTGGTCCAGGTGCTGGTACTGGGTATAACCCCCACGGTTTACGCCACCTACGAGCTGTTTTTCACGCTGGGCACCATGTTCCACCACAGCAACCTCCGTCTGCCGTTGTGGCTGGAGCGGCCGCTGAATTTTATCCTGGTCACTCCCCGGATGCACGGGATCCATCACAGCGCCTGGCGCGATGAAACCAACTCGAACTACAGCGTGCTGTTCCGGCTCTGGGACACGCTTCACCGCACCCTGAGGCTCGATGTTCCGCAGGCCGATGTCGAATGCGGGGTCCCTGGATACAGCGGCCGGAGGGACAACTCGCTTTTCACCCTGCTGACCATGCCGTTCAGGGGCCAGCGGGAGTACTGGCAAAAGGACGGCAGTGCGCGCGAGTCGAGGAAGATCCAGGGGGCGGGAGGCGGTAACCGGATGGCTCGCTGA
- a CDS encoding DUF547 domain-containing protein codes for MIHVCMAVRLCAQRAGTEEPVTRDQASGREQVVLDEAFRNYARLLRIYVDSRGMVNYPGLVRDRELHNEAAADLGSLGQRTFAGLSGKGQLALLINAYNLCAIDVVVTNWPVRRNWLTGWFYPGGSIRQIGGAFDEISHQLLGGRFTLEEIGHNLIRERYGDPRVHLALVCASRGCPPLRGAPYTADSLDFQLDDQVRRFLSEPANFQIDRNKARVYLSEIFDRYADDWLAAGYTHLDSLSPPNRGSEQLGAPVRAVLEFIAGYVDREQRGYLEAGGYEVEFTDYDWSLNVQEDAR; via the coding sequence TTGATTCACGTTTGCATGGCGGTTCGGTTGTGTGCCCAGAGAGCCGGGACCGAGGAACCGGTTACCCGTGATCAGGCAAGCGGTAGAGAGCAGGTGGTTTTGGATGAGGCTTTCCGCAATTACGCCCGCCTGCTGAGGATCTATGTGGACAGCCGGGGCATGGTGAACTATCCGGGGCTGGTCCGCGACCGCGAGTTGCATAACGAAGCGGCCGCCGATCTCGGCTCGCTGGGCCAGCGTACATTCGCCGGGCTGAGCGGCAAGGGACAGCTTGCGTTACTGATCAACGCCTACAACCTCTGCGCGATCGACGTTGTCGTCACCAACTGGCCGGTCAGGCGCAACTGGCTCACGGGCTGGTTTTATCCGGGCGGCAGTATCCGTCAGATCGGCGGGGCGTTCGACGAAATCTCGCACCAGTTGCTGGGCGGCCGGTTTACCCTGGAGGAGATCGGGCACAACTTGATCCGCGAGCGCTACGGCGACCCGCGGGTTCACCTGGCCCTGGTCTGCGCATCCAGAGGCTGCCCGCCGTTGCGCGGCGCCCCCTACACCGCAGACAGTCTCGACTTCCAGCTCGACGACCAGGTGCGGCGCTTCCTGAGTGAACCGGCCAATTTCCAGATCGACCGCAACAAGGCGAGGGTTTATCTGTCCGAGATTTTCGACCGGTATGCCGACGACTGGCTGGCCGCCGGTTACACCCATCTCGACAGCCTCTCCCCGCCCAACCGCGGCAGCGAGCAGCTTGGAGCACCGGTGCGGGCTGTGCTGGAATTTATCGCCGGCTATGTTGACCGGGAGCAGCGCGGCTATCTCGAAGCCGGAGGGTACGAAGTGGAATTTACGGACTACGACTGGTCGCTGAACGTGCAGGAGGACGCGAGATGA